A genomic segment from Nicotiana sylvestris chromosome 1, ASM39365v2, whole genome shotgun sequence encodes:
- the LOC138871926 gene encoding uncharacterized protein, protein MSGRQTAEASPNVVTGILTVQSHDVYALIDHGSTLSYVTPFVAMEFGIEPEQRHEPFSVSTLVGESILAARVYRSCIVMVRCRDTMADLIELGMVDFDVIMGMDWLHSCFAKLDYHTRTMRLEFPNEPVVEWKGDNVVPKSWFISYLKAAKIIKKGCIYHLVRVKDINAEAPRLESVPVVNGFSDVFPDELPGIPPDREIDFGIDVMPDSSLYQFHLTEWHQRN, encoded by the coding sequence atgagtggtcgccagaCTGCAGAGGCTTCTCCAAATGTTGTTACGggtattctgactgtccaatctcatgatgtgtatgcacttattgaccatggttccaccttgtcctatgttaccccttttgttgctatggaatttgggatagaaccagaACAACGTCATGAACCATTCTCAGTATCTACTCTGGTTGGTGAGTCAATTTTGGCTGCTCGAGTTTATAGAAGTTGTATTGTCATGGTACGTTGTAGGGATACCATGGCCGATCTCATTGAATTGgggatggttgattttgatgtaataatggggatGGATTGGCTTCATTCATGTTTTGCCAAGCTTGATTATCATACTAGAACCATGAGGCTTGAATTTCCCAATGAGcccgttgttgaatggaagggagataatgtagtacctaaaagttggtttatttcctaccttaaggccgcgaagataatcaagaaggggtgtatctatcatttagttcgGGTAAAGGACATCAATGCCGAGGCGCCTAGACTTGAGTCTGTACCAGTTGTGAATGGATTTTCggatgtctttccagatgagctccctgggattcctccagatagggagattgattttgggatcgatgtgatgccagacagcagcctatatcaattccatCTTACAGAATGGCACCAACGGAACTGA